In the Triticum aestivum cultivar Chinese Spring chromosome 2B, IWGSC CS RefSeq v2.1, whole genome shotgun sequence genome, attattttgctctctttataggtagatgcataaatggcaaggatgaggcatgtcatatgtgtgttccagatcttagtgttttTAAGAGTGCTGtgctaggagataaacaatataacttgggggcaattattgcacataggttgcataataatagtttaattggagacttgtttggtgggatttatgcaacccgtgtggctaattttcttgagatacccatacatgaagaTGATATGGAGTTGCTtcttgcttatctagattataatgccatggttagccaTCAGTTTCTAGAGAGGAATGAATAGTTtttccaataccgactaatctttgatagacgccgcactgtccatattgctctccctgcacctggtttctttgactttcaggcaaaaaggagatatattataaccagggaggaggcgaacaagCACGAGAGGAGGActgaggcagctcgcctccaagctgcagctcgtgaggCAATAGCTGCcgcttctcagtacgaccccagttacaactttgatccatgggcatagaccaacttaggccaaaagcctaagcttgggggagtacgtatttcccaccgacattacatttatgttcacacactcattctagttgtcggtgctcatactttttcattgtactatccatgctagtttattttctttttcttgctttcttcttgtgtgtttgaacaaccttaagaaaaaccaaaaaaaattagttatagattttagctagtttactttccatgcctgtagtagtagtaattaaaagaaaacccaaaaagatttctcgttcttcgtttgcttgttgggagctttcccgtgtaaatagttttatttcttttcttttctttgggggtcgagaggagaagaccatgatgaaaatgttgagtgactctcatatgcattattgttaatttaaccaagagcccatattaccttgtcttatcccttgaattgaatgcttgcagattccagcttagtctaatgcacgcgcactattattattatccacaccgttcggtcgtgcaagtgaaaggaaataatgacgatatatgatgaaatgattgagatgagagaagctggtatgaactcgacttatctcgtttttgtaaatatgattagttcatcgttcctgattcagcctattatgaataaatatgtttgcaatgacaattagagattatagttgcttatgacatgcttaattagctaggagtatataatggtttaccttgcgtgccaacatgctattaaaatggttgtgatgtggtatgatagggtggtatcctcctttgaacgattcaagtgacttgacttggcacatgttcacacatgtagttaaaacaaaatcaacatagcctccacgatatttatgttcatggtggattatatcctactcatgcttgcactcagtgttgattaattttaatgcatgttcatggctgttgtcgctctctagttggtcgctccccagtctctttctagccttcacttgtactaagcgggaatactgcttgtgcatccacttccataaaccccaaagttattccatatgagtccaccataccttcttatatgcggtatctacctgccgttccaagtaaatttgtatgggccaaactctaaaccttcaaatgaaattctgttttatatgcttgaaaagctcatgtatcaactagggctatctaaattttccatgctaggtgggttattctcaagaggagtggactctgctcctcactcacgagaaaatggctggtcatcgggatgcccagtcccatgctcaaatcaaatcaaaacaattgcaaacaaaactcccccaggattgttgttagttggaggcacccgttgtttcgggcaagccatggattgatgatacctggtggtgggggagtataaactttaccattctgtttgggaaccacctataatgtgtgtagcatggaaggtatcgagatctcttggttgttatgttgacaatgaaagtatgccgctcaaaatattatttatctctatttcaaaatcgagctctggcacctctacaaatccctgcttccctctgtgaagggcctatctatttacttttatgttgagtcatcattctcttattaaaaagcaccagttgtagagcaccgttgtcatttgcatgcattactattagtttacattgggtatgactgtggctggatctcttttaccatgaattacaatgtctagtcagtccttgatctttggaGGTGCTTtgaatttatgttttgcggtctcagaaagggctagcgagataccatcttgttatatcatattatgattgttttgggaaagtgttgtcatccgagatttattattattgctcgctagttgattatgccattgatatgagtaaacatgagacctaagtgttattgtgaatgtggttagttcataatctttgctaaaaacttgaatgctggctttacatatttacaataacaagagcaaacagagtttgtaaaagtttttctttatcactttcagtttgtcaactgaattgcttgaggacaagcaaaggtttaagcttgggggagttgatacgtctccatcgtatctacttttccaaacacttttgcccttgttttggactctaacttacatgatttgaatggaactaacccggactgacactgtcttcagcagaactaccatggtgtcatttttgtgcagaaataaaggttctcaaaatgacctaaaaatccatggagcaactttttggaattaataaaaaatattggcgaaagaatcaaggccagggggcccacaccctatccacgagggtgggggcgcgtcctaccccctgggcacgcctccctgcctcgtgggccccctggagctccaccgacctcaactccaactccatatattcacggggagaaaaaaaaatagggagaaggattcatcgcgttttacgatacggagccaccgccaagccctaaactctctcgggagggctgatctggagtccgttcggggcaccggagaggggaatccgtcgccgttgtcatcatcaaccttcctccatcaccaatttcatgatgctcaccgccatgggtgagtaattccatcgtaggcttgttgtactgtgatgggttggatgagatttaccatgtaatcgagttagttttgttagggtttgatccctagtatccattatgttctaatattaatgttgctatgactttgctatgcttaatgcttgtgattagggcccgagtgccatgatttcagatctgaacctattatgttttcatgaatatatgtgagttctcgatcctatcttgcaagtccatagtcacctattatgtgttatgatccgacaacactgaagtgacaacaatcgggaccactcttggtgatgactgtagtttcaagagttcatgtattcactaagtgttaatgctttggtccggtactctattaaaaagaggccttaatatcccttagtttccaataggaccccgctgccacgggagggtaggacaaaagatgtcatgcaagttcttttccataagcacgtatgactatattcgaaatacatgcctacattacttaatgaactagagctagttctgtgtcaccctatgttataactattgcatgaggaattgcatctgacataattatccttcactgatccaatgcctacgagcttttcacatattgatctttgcttagttactttactgttgtcactgttataattactacaaaactgctactattacttttgccactgttaccgttacttccatattactttgctactaaatactttgctacagatattaagttatccaggtgtggttgaattgacaactcaactgctaatacttgagaatattctttggctccccttgtgtcgaatcaataaatttgggttgaatactcttccctcgaaaactgttgtgatcccctatacttgtgggttatcaacggccGCACGTACTCTACTGCCACCACTACTCGAAGCCCAGGGCGAGGAGACGTACAACAAGCTGCATGACCTCGTACTCGTAGGTGAATACTATCGTCCATCGATGTCCTACACTTACATTACTTGCTCTACATCCAGTAAATCATGGAACATTCAAGCAAAGTGCTCACCTCTGTTAGCTGGATCGTCGCTGGCATCTTTGCCCATAGTGTTGAACAGCTGACTTGCCGGAGAGATGCGGCTGGCCCCTGGCGCTGGcggcgatgaagaagacgacaTGCGACGACCACGGTCGACGGCTGTGATTGTGATCGTATACTAGGATACTATTAGGGTTAGGGTTGTATTTTATTTATATCATGGATGACTAATTGCGTATTTGGGCTTGCCAATTGGGGTAAATCTATCGAATAATCCTATTTGATAACATCGTATAATCCGTGAAAAACACCAGGTAATCTACATCTGCCGGATATTACCGATACCATATCCGCTAGCATATCCGCCGAATATCCGGTTTATCATAATCCATATCCGTATCCATATCCGCCGGATTTGTGCAAGTGCATACCATATCCTTAAAAACGGATGCGAATGCGGATTCGGAGCGGAAATTATCTGTACCATTTGCATCCCTACCTCGGAGGCATcatcaagtgggagctcgatacgACAGTCTTATGTCGAGTCAAGTGCAAGCTCGATGCGGGATGccgataccaaatcatgcatatgaccGAGTGACGAGTTCATGATAGGAGCGggcatcaaggaagaatttgagcaatacGTTAACAACACTGAGCTCGCTCACTTCATCGCAGATAAGTGCATTCAACATCTCAACCTCACCCATACGTTCACTAAAAAATTAAATATCATTCTCGTGATTCTAGAGTTTCATTTAGCCTTTATGATAGTGCCTTCACCATGCCTCTAGAGGATTAATGTGTTGCGTGCAAAATTCCATATTGAGGTTCGCTGGACGAACCACCAAAATCTGAGTATGAGATGTTTCTAACTAGTCTTTGTTATGGTGAGGATAGATGAGTGACACAAGCTAGAATAAAAAGTATACAATTTCCATCAATTCGTTACTTTGCACTCTTTAATGGCAAATGCATCGTGGGAAAACAAGATTGCAGTACCCTCTGTGCCCCAGACTCGAGCCTCATACACACCGCTCTAACAGGAATTAAATGTTATAATCTTGGAGCAATAGTTGCACGAAAGTTGCAACACAATGCTCATAGTGGTCACTTTTATGGAGGGATTTATGCCTCCCGTGTAGCTAGGAAGCTGGGTGTGTCACATTGGCCCAATGATCGTTTTACCGACCCAGTACCTAGACTTTGGTGCCATGCAGCATCATAAGTTCATTAAGGCAGGAGCTACTAATTATAACTATAACTTGATGTTCAATAAAAAAACATTGTATCGGTTATCTTGCCTGCACCCGCTCTCTTTGATTATCAGAGTAAAGGAAGATACTACATTTATGAGAGAGAGGCACGTGAGTACAACGCTGAGATAGAAGATGCCCGTCGAGCTGAGGagtccgcaccgagagcctccacgAGCTATCATTCCGACTATTATCCAGGCTACAGGTGATGATTACCAAGCTAtgccaaaaagcctaagcttgggggagtatgtattttcaccgacattgcattcatgtttacacacttcATTCCAGTTGTctgtgttcatactttttcattgtattatccatattaattctatttttcttgctttcttgtgtgtttgaaaaactttaagaaaatccaaaaatatttctcgcttcttttcggttttcctttctagtttaatttagttgtagtattaaaataaaacccaaaaagatttctcatttcttcttttgattgttgggagttttcccgtgtaaatagttcttCTCGTTCTTATTTTTCTTTCTTAATTTGTTTCCTTTCAAGAAAAAATTAAAACTCCagaaacatttcagtgtgtttctctgaaattattTTCTTTTTGTTGAGTCGTACCATGAAATGAGGActgtgcaaaaaaaaaaaacataatCCAGGcctttttaacacatgatactattcagcCTCCCAGACCATGAATTTGACTTTTTTTGTACAGATCACATTTGAACGTATTTTctcctgaaattttacacacatatacctcacatccttgtttacttgtacatttttttttcagattttttgaaaccaaaatttttgatttttttcaaaaaatcggCCCCTACTCAGAAGATAGTAGAGATATAAGTTTTCTTTTGAAGCTTTTTCATTTTTTTAGTAGAGAAAACTCCAATCGCATCCCTATTGGGCCTGGCGTTTCGAAGTTTTTGTAGGCTTCATCTTGTGTAAGGGCCCAATGTCAGCAATACTCTCTAACGGTCTAACCAAATACCAAGTCCGCAGTTGAGGCCCCGTCCGTGTTGGCCGAACCGCCGTTCAAACTCACCGCCGCATCGCCCGCCACAAACGTTGCTCCGCTCTCCCTGACCCATCAATCAGCCGAACATCTCGGGCCGGCTTCCTCTCTCCTCTCGTTCCCCACCCCCATCTCGACCCTGCCGCAGATGGCGCCACCGCCGGCCTCGTACCCCTCGCCGCACCGGCCGGCGCTCCGGCCGGGCAGCCTGCAGCGCCTGCTCCGCCCGCCGGACCCCTCCGACACCGACGACGCCCCCACCCCGCGCTCCCGCTCCCGTGCCCGCTCCAACGGCCGCGTCCTGCTCCAGGTCACCAACATCACGCCGGCGCTCTCCGGCGCCGATCCATTCTCAGGCCACCAGGGCTTCTACCTCCGCCTCTCCGACTCCGCCCGCTCCTGCTACGTCTCCCTCCACGCCGACCACGACGACCTCATCCTCACCAACGGCCTCCACATCGGCCAGGTCATCGAGGTCGACCACCTCATGCCTTCCGTCCCAGCTCCCGTGCTCCGCAGCTTCCGCGTCCTCCCGGGGCGGTACCCCTGCATCCAGCACGACTCCACGGACGATGACGTCGACGCTGACGCCTGCTCCGCCCGCGCCGAGATCAAGGACAAGGAGGTCGTCTCTgagcgcccgcgcccgcgcccgcgtaCGCACCGgccctcgccgacgccgccccTCCCGGAGAGGAAGGCGTGGCAGTCCGGCTCCCCTGCCACGATGGGCCACGGCCACAGGTCGCGGTCGTTCACGACTCTGTCCGAGGCGTGCGCGGCGCCGGCAAAGCCGGTGAGGAGGAGTGAGGGGGAGCGGAGGGGCGCCGATTTCCTGAAGAAGGTCAGGAAGACCAGCGTTGCGTCCATCGACGGCAACAGCAGCGACgtcgacgatgacgatgacgagtcGGACGTCTCGTCGTCGATTTCCACCACGAGGAGGAACTGGGATTTCACCGGCAGCATAAGACCCGTCGGCCCCCGGATACGCAGCAACAGTGTAAAGCCATTCCTCAAATTTTGTGTATAGCTAACCAAAACAAATACGTATATCCAAGAACGCATCAACCTACTAATTCAATCAATTTTTCATTTCTGTATGCTGTAGATTTCGCCAGGGAGATCAGGCCCAAACCAGAGCGGCACGGCGAATGACCCACTGGAGTCGGTGAGAAGGAAAGCCGAGAAGGCATTCAAGGTGCTCTCCAAGAGGAGCGCCCACGCCTCAAGCAAGACGCTCAGAGAGAGCTCCAGCGCGGCGGGGACACCGCGGAGCACCGGTGTGACGAGCGGAATCCGGTGGTGCGAGGACAATGTGCTGTGGAGCTCGCTCTCCTCGAGCTTAACGAGGCATGGCAAGGTACATTCTGTTTCTTCTGTTCCTATTATCTGAAGAAAGTAAGTTCTGTTCGCTGATAAGACGGCCTGCACCCTGCAATTTCTGTTCCAACAATGGCAGGAGGCAGTGAAGCAGAGAGACATGGCACTGCAGGCTGTGCTTGATGGATTGCTAGAGGCATCCACCACCGAGAAGTTGATAAAATGCTTGAGGTGAGTAAAACCCAAAGCTCATTCAAACTTAAGGTAATGTGAAAAGAACAGTAGCCAAACTCATTTCATGTCTGATCCCTCCTTTTGCAGTACGTACTCTGAACTGCAATCAGACAAGGACGACGACCCAAAGGAGCTCATCGACAGGTTCTTGCGCTTCTCCCAAGAACTGGATCATGCCATCTTCGTCGCTCAATCACAGACCAGACTTCGTCAAGCGAAGTCAGGTGGTTCCAATTCGACCTCCTCGGCTTCGTCCAAGGCTGCCATGAAGGCCGCGCTGGACAGGAAACAGTCCGCCATCTCATGGGTCAGAGCAGCCATTGAAGCCGACCTCTCACCTCTCTCCAGCCATACAAGAGTCACCTCTGAATCCGCAAAGCCATCACCGTCTGAATCAAGGCCTGTCACCCCACGGCTCTGCTGTTCCAAGACAAAGTGCAACTGTAACGGCAAGTCCTCCTCGAGGAAAACCGCCGACGCTTCGAGCAAGCTGAGTGCCGCCATGGACCTGGCCGTCGCGCTGCGGTCGGAATGCAACCGGTGGTTCCTCAAGTACATCGACAAGTTCCTGGACGACGTCGAGAACGAGGCCGGGTACACGACGACGTGTGATTCGCAGGTCGCGGGGCTTCTGCAGCAGCTCAAGAGAGTGGACGACTGGCTCAACCATGTCGTGCGGCACGAGCGGATGCTTCCGGGGCCGGGAGACAGAAGCAGCAGGGACTGCGTGTTTTCTGAGGAGGAGGAGAACGATGCGTGCGAGAGGGTTCGGAGGAAGATATACGGGGCGCTCCTAAGGCATGTCCAGTATGCTGCGACAGCGCTAGAGAGTATGAATAGTGTAGTAACTGAAGAGGAGAATTAGCTGTTAGTGGCAGTAACTAGGTAAGCTCTAGACAGAGACAGAATGAACATTTTTCAGACGTTAATGTAAGTGGATCATCGTCACACATCAAGCAACATGAATAAGTGTCTGTGACTGAGGGAGATCGAGCCACAGAAAGTATGGGCATCAAGGAGGTGTTCTGGAGGTTACGGTAACCGACCATCGAAAGTCATACCGGTTTGAACGAAgtttgtgcaaatttaacaaactttataCTCAGATTTGATTGACTTCCAAGTTTTGTTTGAATACTTGGTGGTAAATTACCGGCGGTAACTGGGATCCTGGTATATTTTCTGCCCTTCCTTTTTTCCTCAGTGTTGTTATGAAGTCATGCATACATTCAAATGTCAACACAGTTAATAAGTTAGAGTTACTAACCGTAACCCTGTGACATGAAAAAGAATGATCTGAAATGTGAAGCCAATCATATGATTTTGGTCAAAAAAAAAGGCCAATCATATCATTGTGACCTTTGATCATTTACATGATTATG is a window encoding:
- the LOC123044362 gene encoding uncharacterized protein; its protein translation is MAPPPASYPSPHRPALRPGSLQRLLRPPDPSDTDDAPTPRSRSRARSNGRVLLQVTNITPALSGADPFSGHQGFYLRLSDSARSCYVSLHADHDDLILTNGLHIGQVIEVDHLMPSVPAPVLRSFRVLPGRYPCIQHDSTDDDVDADACSARAEIKDKEVVSERPRPRPRTHRPSPTPPLPERKAWQSGSPATMGHGHRSRSFTTLSEACAAPAKPVRRSEGERRGADFLKKVRKTSVASIDGNSSDVDDDDDESDVSSSISTTRRNWDFTGSIRPVGPRIRSNSISPGRSGPNQSGTANDPLESVRRKAEKAFKVLSKRSAHASSKTLRESSSAAGTPRSTGVTSGIRWCEDNVLWSSLSSSLTRHGKEAVKQRDMALQAVLDGLLEASTTEKLIKCLSTYSELQSDKDDDPKELIDRFLRFSQELDHAIFVAQSQTRLRQAKSGGSNSTSSASSKAAMKAALDRKQSAISWVRAAIEADLSPLSSHTRVTSESAKPSPSESRPVTPRLCCSKTKCNCNGKSSSRKTADASSKLSAAMDLAVALRSECNRWFLKYIDKFLDDVENEAGYTTTCDSQVAGLLQQLKRVDDWLNHVVRHERMLPGPGDRSSRDCVFSEEEENDACERVRRKIYGALLRHVQYAATALESMNSVVTEEEN